Proteins encoded in a region of the Haloarcula litorea genome:
- a CDS encoding SDR family NAD(P)-dependent oxidoreductase: protein MSGERHADRTVVVTGAASGIGRGIARRFGAEGANVVVADLQREPKQGARYDSDVTTPTDVVVTEETAGDATFVETDVGDPDSVEAMVETAVETYGGVDVLVNNAGIQIVGDSQSTTVEEWQRSIDVDLSGAFYCTKFAVPHLVDSGGQIVNIGSVRGFEGGGGPPYAAAKGGVVNMTRDLAMELGEDGVRVNCVNPGYIETPLQDINTDEDVAKAEEHTLLPRFGTPEDIGDAAVFLASDEASFITGANLAVDGGWLAHSGL, encoded by the coding sequence ATGTCTGGAGAGCGACACGCGGACCGGACGGTCGTCGTCACCGGCGCAGCGAGCGGCATCGGACGCGGTATCGCACGGCGCTTCGGCGCGGAGGGCGCGAACGTCGTCGTCGCGGACCTCCAGCGCGAGCCGAAACAGGGGGCGCGGTACGACAGCGACGTGACGACCCCGACCGACGTCGTCGTCACCGAGGAGACGGCGGGGGACGCGACGTTCGTCGAGACGGACGTCGGCGATCCCGACAGCGTCGAGGCGATGGTCGAGACGGCGGTCGAGACCTACGGCGGCGTCGACGTCCTCGTCAACAACGCCGGCATCCAGATCGTCGGCGACTCCCAGTCGACGACGGTCGAGGAGTGGCAGCGGTCCATCGACGTCGACCTGAGCGGCGCGTTCTACTGCACGAAGTTCGCGGTGCCACACCTCGTCGACAGCGGGGGACAGATCGTCAACATCGGCTCCGTCCGCGGGTTCGAGGGCGGCGGCGGGCCGCCGTACGCCGCGGCGAAGGGCGGCGTGGTCAACATGACGCGGGACCTCGCGATGGAGCTGGGCGAGGACGGCGTCCGGGTCAACTGCGTCAACCCCGGCTACATCGAGACGCCGTTACAGGACATCAACACCGACGAGGACGTGGCCAAGGCCGAGGAGCACACGCTCCTGCCGCGGTTCGGGACTCCCGAGGACATCGGCGACGCCGCGGTGTTCCTCGCCAGCGACGAGGCCTCGTTCATCACCGGCGCGAACCTCGCGGTCGACGGCGGGTGGCTCGCACACAGCGGGCTGTGA
- a CDS encoding LLM class flavin-dependent oxidoreductase, with the protein MQFDWMVQCYAGAGVHRDTPMLESLDRETVLRGVDAAVDTGLEGLWAPDHFMLGPKAEEFEVWTLLSALAERTDDVDLGPLVGSITYRNPALLAKMATTVDILSEGRLRLGLGAGWHEEEHQAYGFDFPDVGTRIEMLEEGIRVVKAMFTEEDPTFAGDHYTIDGALNEPKPVSQPHPPIVVGGAGPKMLRLAARHADEWNVEISGRARGRSIEFKARKFDEYLENEGRDPDEVDRSWLAHALVREDEAAVESAVEDIFPLPWGEESDMDDQLSTAAEAREKGDMLIGTPAQVAEQIEGIRDLGFEKLQLLFLDFPDHRGMELFGDEVAPEFR; encoded by the coding sequence ATGCAGTTCGACTGGATGGTCCAGTGCTACGCGGGCGCTGGCGTACACCGCGACACGCCGATGCTCGAGAGCCTCGACAGGGAGACGGTCCTCCGGGGAGTCGACGCGGCCGTCGACACCGGCCTCGAGGGACTCTGGGCACCCGATCACTTCATGCTCGGTCCGAAGGCCGAGGAGTTCGAGGTGTGGACGCTGTTGAGCGCGCTCGCCGAGCGGACCGACGACGTCGACCTCGGGCCGCTGGTGGGGTCGATCACGTACCGTAACCCCGCGCTGCTGGCGAAGATGGCGACGACGGTCGACATCCTCTCCGAGGGGCGACTCCGACTCGGCCTCGGAGCCGGCTGGCACGAGGAGGAACACCAGGCCTACGGCTTCGACTTCCCCGACGTCGGGACCCGGATCGAGATGCTGGAGGAGGGGATCCGGGTCGTGAAGGCGATGTTCACCGAGGAGGATCCGACCTTCGCGGGCGACCACTACACCATCGACGGGGCGCTGAACGAGCCGAAACCGGTCAGTCAGCCCCACCCGCCCATCGTCGTGGGCGGCGCGGGCCCGAAGATGCTCCGGCTCGCCGCCCGGCACGCCGACGAGTGGAACGTCGAGATCAGCGGTCGGGCGCGGGGCCGCTCGATCGAGTTCAAGGCCCGGAAGTTCGACGAGTACCTGGAGAACGAGGGGCGAGATCCGGACGAGGTAGACCGGTCGTGGCTCGCCCACGCGCTGGTCCGCGAGGACGAGGCCGCCGTCGAGTCGGCCGTCGAGGACATCTTCCCGCTCCCGTGGGGCGAGGAGTCGGACATGGACGACCAGCTCAGTACCGCCGCCGAGGCCCGCGAGAAGGGGGACATGCTCATCGGGACGCCCGCACAGGTCGCCGAACAGATCGAGGGGATCAGGGACCTCGGGTTCGAGAAGCTCCAGCTGCTGTTCCTGGACTTCCCCGACCACCGCGGGATGGAGCTGTTCGGCGACGAGGTGGCTCCGGAGTTCCGGTAG
- a CDS encoding aldo/keto reductase, producing MNYRRLGSTGTRVSELCLGTWRFGKETNGVVETGREEAHELLDAAWDRGVNFIDTANVYGSPHGTSEQYIGEWLDDHDRSDFVIASKVYFPFDGWGEPGPNDSGLGRKHIREQVEGTLDRLGTDYLDLYYIHRWDEESDIEETMRTLNDLVREGKVNYLGASTMAAWQLTKALWTSDVEGLERFDVTQPLHHAGYYEDVRDYLDVCADQDIAVCPYSPLAGGFLTGKYERADPEDPEAVEAPDGSRGSFDDFFDDYYLSERGWHVLDEVETVADEVDATPAQVALRWLMDWDEFTCVPIVGARTVDQLDENVAATEVDLSDDQWDRIMDARYDPDGNLWGH from the coding sequence ATGAACTACCGACGGCTCGGCAGCACGGGAACACGCGTCTCGGAACTCTGTCTCGGGACGTGGCGCTTCGGCAAGGAGACCAACGGCGTCGTCGAGACGGGCCGCGAGGAGGCCCACGAACTGCTCGACGCGGCCTGGGACCGCGGGGTCAACTTCATCGACACCGCGAACGTCTACGGCTCGCCACACGGCACCAGCGAACAGTACATCGGGGAGTGGCTGGACGACCACGACCGGTCGGACTTCGTCATCGCCTCGAAGGTGTACTTCCCGTTCGACGGCTGGGGCGAGCCCGGCCCCAACGACTCCGGCCTGGGCCGCAAGCACATCCGGGAGCAGGTCGAGGGGACGCTGGACCGGCTCGGGACCGACTACCTGGACCTCTACTACATCCACCGCTGGGACGAGGAGAGCGACATCGAGGAGACGATGCGGACGCTGAACGACCTCGTGCGCGAGGGGAAGGTCAACTACCTCGGCGCGTCGACGATGGCCGCCTGGCAGCTCACGAAGGCGCTCTGGACGTCCGACGTCGAGGGGCTCGAGCGGTTCGACGTCACGCAGCCGCTCCACCACGCCGGCTACTACGAGGACGTGCGCGACTACCTCGACGTGTGCGCCGACCAGGACATCGCCGTCTGTCCGTACTCGCCGCTGGCCGGCGGGTTCCTCACCGGGAAGTACGAACGCGCCGACCCGGAGGACCCCGAGGCCGTCGAGGCACCGGACGGCTCCCGGGGGAGCTTCGACGACTTCTTCGACGACTACTACCTCTCCGAGCGGGGCTGGCACGTCCTCGACGAGGTCGAGACCGTCGCCGACGAGGTCGACGCCACGCCCGCGCAGGTGGCCCTGCGCTGGCTGATGGACTGGGACGAGTTCACCTGCGTCCCCATCGTCGGCGCTCGCACGGTCGACCAGCTCGACGAGAACGTCGCCGCCACGGAGGTCGACCTCTCCGACGACCAGTGGGACCGGATCATGGACGCCCGGTACGACCCCGACGGGAACCTCTGGGGCCACTGA
- a CDS encoding L-rhamnose mutarotase has protein sequence MADTERAVYVQRLDPDQREAYVEAHDDVPEGVTDAMERGGVEEFELYVRDDVAVCILECEDLDAYLDAVDGDETVAEWERYTGQFKQSGVDADADPADGIPFMERVWRFDPDGE, from the coding sequence ATGGCAGACACCGAGCGTGCCGTCTACGTCCAGCGACTCGACCCCGACCAGCGCGAGGCGTACGTCGAGGCCCACGACGACGTGCCCGAGGGCGTGACAGACGCGATGGAACGTGGCGGCGTCGAGGAGTTCGAACTGTACGTCCGCGACGACGTCGCGGTCTGTATCCTCGAGTGCGAGGACCTGGACGCCTACCTCGACGCCGTCGACGGCGACGAGACCGTCGCCGAGTGGGAGCGTTACACCGGCCAGTTCAAGCAGTCCGGCGTCGACGCCGACGCAGATCCGGCGGACGGCATCCCGTTTATGGAACGGGTCTGGCGGTTCGACCCGGACGGCGAGTGA
- a CDS encoding mannonate dehydratase — translation MVSPALVLPHEPDDRWHLARQMGVEDAVIHPLEIGDGRTQWTYDDLQGLSNWLAEVGLNFAVLEGSVPISDRIRLGREGRDEDIEVFKQFLRNCGEVGIPVVCYDWMAGVRWARTAAHVEARGGSYVTEFDVEKTRGGPETLPDATHEDLWDGIEYFLREVTPVAEEAGVKLGLHPDDPPRESLRDIPRIATSVENYDRVLDAYDSEYNGVTFCQGNFAAMGADVPEAIEHFGDRINFVHFRDVEGDTDRFVETWHDDGPTDMLAAMRAYERHVDDDVPMRPDHVPTMAGEDNSNPGYHTKGRLFAIGYMRGLREQVRADG, via the coding sequence ATGGTTTCGCCCGCACTCGTATTGCCACACGAACCGGACGACCGCTGGCACCTCGCGCGACAGATGGGCGTCGAGGACGCCGTTATCCACCCGCTGGAGATCGGCGACGGTCGCACGCAGTGGACCTACGACGACCTGCAGGGACTGTCGAACTGGCTCGCCGAGGTCGGCCTGAACTTCGCCGTCCTGGAGGGGTCGGTCCCCATCTCGGATCGCATCCGCCTCGGCCGCGAGGGCCGCGACGAGGACATCGAGGTGTTCAAGCAGTTCCTCCGGAACTGCGGCGAGGTCGGGATCCCGGTGGTGTGTTACGACTGGATGGCGGGCGTCCGCTGGGCACGGACGGCGGCCCACGTCGAGGCCCGCGGTGGCTCCTACGTCACCGAGTTCGACGTCGAGAAGACCCGCGGCGGGCCGGAGACGCTGCCAGACGCGACCCACGAGGACCTCTGGGACGGCATCGAGTACTTCCTGCGGGAGGTCACCCCCGTCGCGGAGGAGGCCGGCGTGAAACTGGGACTGCACCCAGACGACCCGCCCCGGGAGTCGCTGCGAGACATCCCCCGCATCGCGACCAGCGTCGAGAACTACGACCGCGTGCTCGACGCCTACGACAGCGAGTACAACGGCGTCACGTTCTGTCAGGGCAACTTCGCCGCGATGGGGGCTGACGTCCCCGAGGCGATCGAGCACTTCGGCGATCGCATCAACTTCGTCCACTTCCGGGACGTCGAGGGCGACACCGACCGGTTCGTCGAGACCTGGCACGACGACGGGCCGACGGATATGCTGGCGGCGATGCGGGCCTACGAGCGCCACGTCGACGACGACGTGCCGATGCGACCCGACCACGTGCCGACGATGGCCGGCGAGGACAACTCCAACCCCGGCTACCACACGAAGGGGCGGCTGTTCGCCATCGGCTATATGCGCGGGCTGCGGGAGCAGGTCCGAGCCGACGGCTGA
- a CDS encoding SMP-30/gluconolactonase/LRE family protein: MAIDTPERVVDVECETGEGPLWHPDDEYVYWCDIPRGHVYRYDPAVGGHERVYEDDRERIGGFTIQRDGSLLLFQEAGAVRRLSREDWTTETVVAPDPDRFHERFNDVIADPEGRVFAGVMPDTERDLPGQLYRLDTDGTFELVREACVLPNGMGFTPDLSQLYFTDTCEVDPDEPGYVYRYDYDRASGAISDPEVFVDAGDIEGYPDGMTVDDEGHVWSAFWDGGALHRFAPDGTHERAVAFDPRKVSSLTFAGDDHDTAYVTTACVETRETEGEGAGSLYRVALGVSGRAEFRSAVDP, encoded by the coding sequence ATGGCTATCGACACGCCCGAACGAGTCGTCGACGTCGAGTGCGAGACCGGCGAGGGGCCGCTGTGGCACCCCGACGACGAGTACGTCTACTGGTGTGACATCCCCCGGGGACACGTCTACCGGTACGACCCCGCGGTGGGGGGCCACGAACGCGTCTACGAGGACGACCGCGAGCGGATCGGCGGCTTCACGATCCAGCGGGACGGCTCGCTGCTGCTGTTCCAGGAGGCCGGCGCGGTTCGCCGGCTCTCTCGGGAGGACTGGACGACCGAGACCGTCGTCGCTCCCGACCCCGACCGCTTCCACGAGCGGTTCAACGACGTGATCGCCGACCCCGAGGGGCGGGTCTTCGCCGGCGTGATGCCCGACACCGAGCGGGACCTGCCCGGCCAGCTCTACCGGCTGGACACCGACGGGACGTTCGAACTCGTCCGGGAGGCCTGCGTGCTCCCGAACGGGATGGGATTCACGCCCGACCTGTCGCAGTTGTACTTCACCGACACCTGCGAGGTCGACCCCGACGAACCGGGGTACGTCTACCGGTACGACTACGACCGCGCGAGCGGTGCGATCTCCGACCCCGAGGTGTTCGTCGACGCAGGCGACATCGAGGGCTACCCCGACGGGATGACAGTCGACGACGAGGGCCACGTCTGGTCGGCGTTCTGGGACGGGGGCGCGCTCCACCGGTTCGCGCCCGACGGCACCCACGAACGGGCCGTTGCGTTCGATCCACGGAAGGTGTCGTCGCTGACCTTCGCCGGCGACGACCACGACACGGCCTACGTCACGACCGCCTGCGTCGAGACCCGCGAGACGGAAGGCGAGGGCGCGGGCAGCCTCTACCGCGTCGCCCTCGGCGTCTCGGGCCGGGCGGAGTTCCGGTCGGCCGTCGATCCCTGA
- a CDS encoding ATP-binding cassette domain-containing protein has product MSVEDAAPTEQATAEADPADHEGEPKLRTENVTKQFGRIVAVEDVSLEIQPSEVFALVGDNGAGKSTLMNMLSGVHEPTKGQIYKDGQPVNFDNPSDARATGIETVYQDLALMDDLDIATNIFMGQFPRNGFGPFRFIDWDETYERAEQIMMDQLGRDVDIKTEVEFLSGGQRQLVAIGRALAFDPDVIILDEPTSALSVDATRLVQDTIDKLADQGITIVIVSHNIESVLEHADRIGVLFQGSLVDIKQPSETDLEELNELMTTGTLATGRLDD; this is encoded by the coding sequence ATGAGCGTCGAAGACGCCGCTCCGACGGAGCAGGCCACCGCCGAGGCCGACCCGGCGGACCACGAGGGGGAGCCGAAGCTCCGAACCGAGAACGTCACCAAGCAGTTCGGTCGCATCGTGGCCGTCGAGGACGTCTCGCTGGAGATCCAGCCCTCGGAAGTGTTCGCGCTCGTGGGCGACAACGGGGCCGGCAAGTCGACGCTGATGAACATGCTCAGCGGCGTCCACGAGCCCACGAAGGGGCAGATCTACAAGGACGGTCAGCCGGTGAACTTCGACAACCCCTCGGACGCGCGGGCCACCGGCATCGAGACCGTCTACCAGGACCTCGCGCTGATGGACGACCTCGACATCGCGACGAACATCTTTATGGGGCAGTTCCCGCGCAACGGCTTCGGCCCCTTCCGGTTCATCGACTGGGACGAGACCTACGAGCGCGCCGAGCAGATCATGATGGACCAGCTCGGCCGCGACGTCGACATCAAGACGGAGGTCGAGTTCCTCTCGGGGGGCCAGCGCCAACTGGTCGCCATCGGCCGCGCCCTGGCGTTCGACCCGGACGTCATCATCCTCGACGAGCCGACGAGCGCGCTCTCGGTCGACGCGACCCGCCTCGTCCAGGACACCATCGACAAACTGGCCGACCAGGGCATCACAATCGTCATCGTCAGCCACAACATCGAGTCCGTCCTGGAACACGCCGATCGCATCGGCGTCCTGTTCCAGGGCTCGCTCGTCGACATCAAACAGCCCTCGGAGACGGACCTCGAGGAGCTGAACGAGCTGATGACGACGGGGACGCTTGCGACCGGGCGACTGGACGACTAG
- a CDS encoding ABC transporter permease produces the protein MATEQGFLGRAFGDRDDVLLTLLDNMIWPILAVVLLGVLVFVPQTFRSVQLILWGAVPIGLLVLAESLCLLSGHFDLSIGSIAGFSAMFTGMILGTCPSCWSLTTSPWIGFAVILTVGALIGLANGVMIAKVGLNPFLQTLAFLIIFEGAKTAMQTQPVTGLPRLYTQVGGTPRFAIGLMLVAFLIAGLLLRYTSLGQAVYALGSSEHSAREVGVDTERLIIVIYTVSGLLSAIAGLMLTGFVGVVPPLIGEGLVFQAFAGAVIGGISLFGGRGKITGALGGVILIQVVQSALNNSPVIGATQIQMINGIVLLAAILLYSTQTKLRARILASGAV, from the coding sequence ATGGCAACGGAACAAGGATTCCTCGGCCGGGCCTTCGGGGACCGGGACGACGTGCTGCTGACGCTGTTAGACAATATGATCTGGCCGATCCTGGCCGTGGTACTGCTGGGGGTGCTGGTGTTCGTCCCCCAGACGTTCAGGTCGGTCCAGCTGATCCTGTGGGGGGCCGTGCCGATCGGGCTGCTCGTGCTGGCGGAGAGCCTCTGCCTGCTGTCGGGGCACTTCGACCTCTCGATCGGCTCGATCGCCGGCTTCTCGGCGATGTTCACCGGGATGATCCTCGGCACGTGTCCGAGCTGCTGGTCGCTGACGACCAGCCCGTGGATCGGGTTCGCCGTCATCCTGACCGTCGGCGCGCTCATCGGCCTCGCCAACGGGGTGATGATCGCGAAGGTCGGGCTGAACCCGTTCCTGCAGACGCTTGCCTTCCTCATCATCTTCGAGGGGGCCAAGACGGCGATGCAGACCCAGCCGGTGACCGGTCTCCCGCGGCTGTACACGCAGGTCGGCGGGACGCCGCGGTTCGCCATCGGGCTGATGCTCGTCGCGTTCCTGATCGCCGGCCTCCTCCTGCGGTACACCTCCCTCGGACAGGCGGTGTACGCGCTGGGGAGCTCCGAGCACTCCGCCCGCGAGGTCGGGGTCGACACGGAGCGGCTCATCATCGTCATCTACACGGTCAGCGGCTTGCTCTCGGCCATCGCGGGGCTGATGCTGACCGGGTTCGTCGGCGTCGTCCCGCCGCTGATCGGCGAGGGACTCGTGTTCCAGGCGTTCGCCGGTGCGGTCATCGGCGGCATCAGCCTCTTCGGCGGCCGGGGGAAGATCACCGGCGCGCTCGGCGGTGTCATCCTCATCCAGGTCGTGCAGTCGGCGCTGAACAACAGTCCGGTCATCGGCGCGACGCAGATCCAGATGATAAACGGGATTGTCTTGCTGGCCGCGATCCTGCTGTACAGCACGCAGACGAAGCTCCGCGCTCGCATCCTCGCGAGTGGTGCGGTATGA
- a CDS encoding sugar ABC transporter substrate-binding protein yields MRGSNRRKFLKATGAAITTVSLAGCGGNGGDGGGGDGGDGGDGGSNGSDGGSTGDGGGGGGNSLDKVGMTAYVRGGSWITAYIEAARFYAEDQGIELDVRPNQQSAQKQVSDIREFANSDHDAILVGVWQTGAAEGAINQAIQGGTPVFATNADTSSSEIPLYVGFSNYDGGASSGEQMLNALEEQYPDKDQYRVLNVRGVQGNQSANQRSQGFLDVMAEQDNVEVAQTLNGEYARDVAQSTTQEWIQANGRVDGIYSGNLSMGLGVVQALRNLDMLVPRGEDGHICLTQMDGSPEVNPLVGEGMIDAAVDQPNYFYNPIAMYYMREYVESGMDDSVIPEVGSEVSSDQLTIEPGQHKGVELWSEPIWEPGIMREQNGHPWFRTNSVVITQENYDQPFLWGNVWG; encoded by the coding sequence ATGCGAGGTAGTAACAGGCGTAAGTTCCTGAAAGCGACTGGCGCAGCGATCACGACCGTCTCCCTTGCCGGGTGTGGCGGAAACGGCGGCGACGGGGGCGGCGGCGACGGCGGTGACGGCGGCGACGGGGGCAGCAACGGCAGCGACGGCGGCTCCACCGGGGACGGGGGCGGCGGTGGCGGCAACTCCCTCGACAAGGTCGGGATGACGGCGTACGTCCGTGGCGGCTCGTGGATCACGGCCTACATCGAGGCCGCGCGGTTCTACGCCGAGGACCAGGGCATCGAGCTCGACGTCCGGCCGAACCAACAGAGCGCCCAGAAACAGGTCTCGGACATCCGCGAGTTCGCCAACAGCGACCACGACGCCATCCTCGTCGGGGTCTGGCAGACCGGGGCCGCGGAGGGTGCGATCAACCAGGCGATCCAGGGCGGGACACCGGTGTTCGCGACCAACGCCGACACGTCCAGTTCGGAGATCCCGCTGTACGTCGGGTTCAGTAACTACGACGGGGGTGCGAGTTCCGGCGAGCAGATGCTCAACGCCCTCGAAGAGCAGTACCCCGACAAGGACCAGTACCGCGTGCTGAACGTCCGCGGGGTCCAGGGGAACCAGTCGGCCAACCAGCGCTCGCAGGGGTTCCTCGACGTGATGGCCGAGCAGGACAACGTCGAGGTCGCACAGACGCTCAACGGCGAGTACGCCCGGGACGTGGCCCAGTCCACGACCCAGGAGTGGATCCAGGCCAACGGCCGCGTCGACGGCATCTACTCGGGGAACCTCTCGATGGGGCTGGGCGTCGTGCAGGCGCTCCGGAACCTCGATATGCTGGTCCCCAGGGGCGAGGACGGTCACATCTGCCTGACTCAGATGGACGGCAGCCCGGAGGTCAACCCCCTCGTCGGCGAGGGGATGATCGACGCGGCGGTCGACCAGCCCAACTACTTCTACAACCCCATCGCGATGTACTACATGCGGGAGTACGTCGAGAGCGGGATGGACGACAGCGTCATCCCGGAGGTGGGGTCGGAGGTCTCCTCGGACCAGCTGACCATCGAGCCCGGCCAGCACAAGGGAGTCGAGCTGTGGTCGGAGCCCATCTGGGAGCCGGGCATCATGCGCGAGCAGAACGGCCACCCGTGGTTCCGTACCAACAGCGTCGTCATCACGCAAGAGAACTACGATCAGCCGTTCCTCTGGGGTAACGTCTGGGGCTAA
- a CDS encoding transaldolase family protein: MNVYLDTASPERIRSADRLGVVDGVTTNPSIVADTDRRYRDVVETAADIVDGPVFAQVLAEDADGMVREARGYQDWADHVIAKLPATRAGFQALARLRADGVPSGTTVVFSVEQAVLAAKNDAAFVAPYVGRIDDSGADGVATTRRIQSVFDAQGFETEVLAASIRNTTQATTLYEAGVDAITMSPDVLDAHVDHPETENGVAGFAAAWGDRDPPLSE, from the coding sequence GTGAACGTATACCTCGACACGGCGTCCCCGGAACGTATCCGGTCCGCCGACCGACTGGGCGTCGTGGACGGCGTGACGACGAACCCGTCCATCGTCGCCGACACCGACCGCCGGTACAGGGACGTCGTCGAAACCGCTGCGGACATCGTCGACGGCCCGGTGTTCGCGCAGGTGCTGGCCGAGGACGCGGACGGGATGGTCCGCGAGGCGCGGGGCTACCAGGACTGGGCCGACCACGTGATCGCGAAACTCCCGGCGACACGGGCGGGCTTCCAGGCGCTCGCCCGCCTGCGTGCGGACGGAGTTCCGTCGGGGACGACCGTGGTCTTCAGCGTCGAGCAGGCGGTGCTGGCCGCGAAAAACGACGCGGCGTTCGTCGCTCCCTACGTCGGTCGCATCGACGACTCGGGCGCGGACGGGGTCGCGACGACTCGCCGCATCCAGTCGGTCTTCGACGCGCAGGGGTTCGAGACGGAGGTGCTGGCCGCGAGCATCCGGAACACGACACAGGCGACGACCCTCTACGAGGCCGGGGTCGACGCGATCACGATGTCGCCGGACGTCCTCGACGCACACGTCGACCACCCCGAGACGGAGAACGGCGTCGCCGGCTTCGCGGCGGCCTGGGGCGACCGGGACCCGCCGCTGTCGGAGTGA
- a CDS encoding carbohydrate kinase family protein, translating into MSTDPTILVAGDALVDFVPRDPGPPGDAGGYEPAFGGSGANAAMALDRLGVPPLCWTRLATDDLGAFLRAHFEASDIPPDLLVTDDDARTTLALVTHDTERGPSFVFYRERGADTRLRPGTVTDDTLRSVSWVHTTGVTMSVEPSRSATLELQSRATDHCTVSLDPNWRPEMWHSRHEFRAVVRGALPDVDVVTATPDELAVAGFEAADPPALARAVADAGPHTVVLTLGDAGAFCYGTDDSPVAGRARHEGYDVDPVDTTGAGDAFLAGFVAAVTHGVRDPHRALALANAAGAVTTTRAGAVTALTGPDALRRFHDDIPWLS; encoded by the coding sequence ATGTCGACGGACCCGACGATCCTGGTCGCCGGCGACGCGCTCGTGGACTTCGTTCCACGCGACCCCGGCCCCCCGGGCGACGCCGGCGGGTACGAACCGGCCTTCGGCGGCTCCGGCGCGAACGCCGCGATGGCGCTGGACCGGCTCGGCGTTCCCCCGCTGTGCTGGACGCGGCTGGCGACCGACGACCTCGGGGCGTTCCTCAGGGCGCACTTCGAGGCCTCGGACATCCCGCCCGACCTGCTCGTGACCGACGACGACGCGCGGACGACGCTCGCGCTCGTCACCCACGACACCGAGCGAGGGCCGTCGTTCGTCTTCTACCGGGAGCGGGGCGCGGACACCAGACTCCGGCCGGGGACCGTCACCGACGACACGCTGCGGTCGGTGTCGTGGGTCCACACGACCGGCGTGACGATGAGCGTCGAGCCGAGCCGGTCCGCGACGCTGGAGTTGCAGTCGCGGGCCACGGACCACTGCACGGTGTCGCTGGACCCCAACTGGCGACCCGAGATGTGGCACAGCCGCCACGAGTTCCGCGCGGTCGTCCGCGGCGCGCTGCCGGACGTCGACGTCGTCACGGCGACGCCGGACGAGCTGGCGGTTGCGGGGTTCGAGGCCGCGGACCCCCCGGCGTTGGCGCGCGCCGTGGCCGACGCGGGGCCACACACCGTGGTCCTGACCCTCGGGGACGCGGGCGCGTTCTGCTACGGGACCGACGACAGCCCGGTGGCCGGCCGGGCTCGGCACGAGGGGTACGACGTCGACCCGGTCGATACGACGGGTGCCGGCGACGCCTTTCTCGCGGGGTTCGTCGCCGCGGTGACACACGGCGTGCGGGACCCACACCGGGCGCTCGCGCTCGCGAACGCGGCCGGAGCCGTCACAACCACGCGGGCCGGCGCTGTCACGGCGCTGACCGGCCCCGACGCGCTCCGCCGCTTCCACGACGATATCCCCTGGCTGTCGTAG
- a CDS encoding IclR family transcriptional regulator, with the protein MAPEGNTITATRTSLRIVEALKRLDGAGVTAVADDLGIAKSTVHNHLQTLEDEGYVTNEGDAYRVGLRFLELGEYKRNRMAIYEKARPEVASLAQETGEMANAAVEEHGEGVYITRAEGTQAVTVDTYAGKRVKLHCTALGKTILAELPEERVDEIVDAHGLPARTENTITDRTELKAELAEIRERGYAYDREERLPGLRCVAAPVVPEDGDLVAALSVSGPTTRIEGDRFHEEIPELLRSAANVIEINMAYS; encoded by the coding sequence ATGGCACCGGAGGGAAACACGATCACGGCGACCAGGACCTCCTTGCGAATCGTCGAGGCGCTGAAACGGCTGGACGGGGCCGGCGTGACGGCGGTGGCGGACGACCTCGGGATCGCGAAGAGCACCGTTCACAACCACCTGCAGACCCTGGAGGACGAGGGATACGTCACGAACGAAGGAGACGCCTACCGCGTGGGCCTGCGGTTCCTCGAACTCGGCGAGTACAAGCGCAACCGGATGGCCATCTACGAGAAGGCCCGACCGGAGGTCGCCTCGCTGGCCCAGGAGACGGGCGAGATGGCCAACGCCGCGGTCGAGGAACACGGCGAGGGCGTCTACATCACCCGGGCGGAGGGAACCCAGGCCGTCACGGTCGACACCTACGCCGGCAAGCGGGTGAAGCTCCACTGCACGGCGCTCGGCAAGACCATCCTCGCGGAACTGCCGGAGGAACGCGTCGACGAGATCGTCGACGCCCACGGCCTCCCGGCGCGGACGGAGAACACCATCACGGACCGGACGGAACTGAAGGCGGAACTCGCCGAGATCAGAGAGCGCGGCTACGCCTACGACCGCGAGGAGCGACTGCCGGGCCTGCGCTGTGTGGCCGCCCCGGTGGTCCCCGAGGACGGCGACCTCGTGGCGGCACTCAGCGTCTCGGGGCCGACGACGCGTATCGAGGGGGACCGCTTCCACGAGGAGATCCCGGAACTGCTCCGCTCGGCCGCCAACGTCATCGAGATCAACATGGCCTACTCGTGA